One genomic segment of Alphaproteobacteria bacterium includes these proteins:
- a CDS encoding EamA family transporter, producing the protein MADPVSLLWIPATLFASAAQTARNVMQRHLTEALGTLGATSVRFIYGFPFGLLMLGIACLLAGKAPPVPDATALAWIATGAVMQIAATAFTLAAMRMKAFALAIAYTKFEPVEVAIFAYFVLGETLSPIGFGAIVVATIGVLAMSGNPWRNGVDLGATTYGLLAGAGYGMAAVCYRAGILELGEPVFYLGATTSLAYALGIQAALLVVWFAGRDPDVLKRVFAAWRKSIFAGAMGSFASGGWFVGFSLAPAALVRTLGLAEVLFSLIVGRNMLRQSLAPREMAGVVLIVAGVGGLLLFG; encoded by the coding sequence ATGGCCGATCCGGTTTCGCTGCTGTGGATTCCCGCGACGTTGTTCGCTTCGGCGGCGCAGACCGCGCGCAACGTGATGCAACGCCATCTGACGGAAGCGCTGGGTACGCTCGGCGCCACGTCGGTGCGTTTCATCTACGGCTTCCCGTTCGGGCTGCTGATGCTGGGCATCGCCTGTCTGCTGGCGGGCAAGGCGCCACCCGTGCCCGACGCGACGGCGCTGGCCTGGATCGCGACGGGCGCCGTGATGCAAATCGCGGCCACCGCCTTTACGCTCGCCGCGATGCGCATGAAGGCTTTCGCGCTCGCCATCGCCTACACGAAATTCGAACCGGTCGAAGTCGCGATCTTCGCCTATTTCGTGCTGGGAGAAACGCTGTCGCCGATCGGTTTCGGTGCCATCGTCGTGGCGACGATCGGCGTGCTCGCGATGTCGGGCAATCCGTGGCGCAACGGCGTTGATCTCGGCGCCACGACCTACGGCCTGCTGGCGGGGGCGGGCTACGGCATGGCGGCCGTGTGCTATCGCGCGGGCATTCTGGAATTGGGCGAACCGGTCTTCTATCTCGGTGCCACCACCTCGCTCGCCTATGCGCTCGGCATTCAAGCGGCACTGCTCGTCGTGTGGTTCGCGGGCCGCGATCCCGACGTGCTGAAGCGCGTCTTCGCCGCGTGGCGCAAATCGATCTTCGCGGGCGCGATGGGCTCCTTCGCGTCGGGCGGCTGGTTCGTCGGGTTTTCGCTCGCCCCTGCCGCGCTCGTGCGCACGCTGGGTCTGGCGGAAGTGTTGTTCTCGCTGATCGTCGGGCGCAACATGCTGCGCCAAAGCCTGGCGCCGCGCGAAATGGCGGGTGTAGTGCTGATCGTCGCGGGCGTGGGCGGGCTGTTGCTGTTCGGGTGA
- a CDS encoding tetratricopeptide repeat protein, with protein sequence MKRIRLLSTVFALGLLGACATPPEQRAAAPDAPIDPGPATVSGNYLAALHAQRIRDANAAAEFSARVLDANPMNAELLVRTHAALVEAGRIDEALPLAARLVAMSPGQVAAQMTLVADEIARGQFAAAERRMAGLPLQGYSRVVNPLLIAWINVGLDRNPAAFDILRSLLDVQGFKQMHDYYAGLIAERSGRFAEAEGFYRAALEGEDGAPPRLIEIAGGFLERRGRTAEARQLYLRYRQVAPDSPVVLAGLARTRVGAPPVPAPEFPLRDARKGAADALFNLAALFRQDATMATALSFGRLGLHLDPDAALGLMTVAEIVDGMNQRDEADKLFARVPADSPYSYVAQMRLAENRQERGDLNGALAALEKLARENPDRFDALSTMGNFLRVAERFAEAAAAYGRALERIGANPERRHWSIFYVRGIAFERAKNWPEAERHFKRALELFPEQPDVLNYLAYTWVDRGENLVEAERMLRRAVEQRPNSGHIVDSLGWAFYRLGRYEEAVPLLERAAELLPEDPVLLDHLGDGYWRVGRRREASFQWERALRSKPEPELKVELEKKLRDGLPTAQAKR encoded by the coding sequence ATGAAGCGGATTCGCCTTCTTTCAACGGTTTTCGCCCTCGGCCTGCTCGGCGCCTGCGCGACCCCGCCCGAACAACGCGCGGCCGCGCCCGACGCCCCGATCGACCCGGGCCCGGCCACGGTTTCCGGCAATTATCTGGCCGCCTTGCACGCCCAGCGCATCCGCGACGCGAACGCGGCGGCGGAATTCTCCGCCCGCGTGCTCGACGCCAATCCGATGAACGCGGAATTGCTGGTCCGCACCCATGCCGCTTTGGTCGAAGCGGGCCGCATCGACGAAGCGCTGCCGCTCGCCGCGCGCCTGGTCGCGATGTCGCCGGGCCAGGTCGCGGCGCAAATGACGCTGGTCGCCGACGAAATCGCGCGCGGCCAATTCGCCGCCGCCGAGCGGCGCATGGCGGGGCTGCCGCTGCAAGGCTATTCGCGCGTCGTCAACCCGCTGCTGATCGCGTGGATCAATGTCGGCCTCGACCGCAATCCCGCCGCGTTCGACATTCTGCGTTCGCTGCTGGACGTGCAGGGCTTCAAGCAAATGCACGATTACTATGCCGGCCTGATCGCCGAGCGGTCGGGCCGCTTCGCCGAGGCGGAGGGCTTCTACCGCGCGGCGTTGGAAGGCGAAGACGGCGCGCCGCCGCGCCTGATCGAAATCGCCGGCGGCTTCCTGGAGCGGCGCGGCCGCACGGCCGAAGCGCGCCAGCTTTATTTGCGCTATCGCCAAGTGGCCCCCGATTCGCCGGTCGTGCTGGCGGGCCTCGCGCGCACGCGTGTGGGGGCACCACCGGTCCCCGCCCCCGAATTTCCGCTGCGCGACGCGCGCAAAGGGGCCGCCGACGCGCTGTTCAACCTCGCCGCCTTGTTCCGCCAGGATGCGACGATGGCGACGGCGTTGTCCTTCGGGCGGCTGGGCCTGCATCTCGACCCCGACGCCGCCTTGGGCCTGATGACGGTCGCCGAAATCGTCGACGGCATGAACCAGCGCGACGAAGCGGACAAACTCTTCGCGCGCGTGCCCGCGGATTCGCCCTATTCCTACGTGGCGCAAATGCGCCTTGCCGAGAATAGGCAGGAGCGCGGCGATTTGAACGGTGCTTTGGCGGCACTGGAGAAACTCGCGCGCGAAAACCCCGATCGTTTCGACGCGCTGTCGACGATGGGCAATTTCCTGCGCGTCGCCGAGCGCTTCGCGGAAGCGGCGGCGGCTTACGGCCGCGCGCTGGAGCGCATCGGCGCCAATCCGGAACGCCGCCACTGGTCGATCTTCTACGTGCGCGGCATCGCCTTCGAACGCGCGAAGAACTGGCCCGAGGCCGAGCGCCATTTCAAACGCGCGCTGGAACTGTTCCCCGAACAGCCCGACGTGCTGAACTACCTCGCCTATACCTGGGTCGATCGCGGCGAAAATCTCGTCGAAGCCGAACGCATGCTGCGCCGCGCGGTCGAGCAGCGTCCGAATTCGGGGCATATCGTCGACTCGCTCGGCTGGGCGTTCTATCGCCTGGGCCGTTACGAGGAAGCGGTACCCCTGCTGGAACGCGCGGCCGAATTGCTGCCCGAAGATCCCGTGCTGCTCGACCACCTCGGCGACGGGTATTGGCGCGTCGGCCGCCGGCGCGAAGCGTCGTTCCAATGGGAACGCGCCTTGCGCAGCAAGCCGGAGCCGGAATTGAAAGTCGAGCTGGAGAAGAAACTGCGCGACGGCTTGCCGACCGCGCAAGCCAAGCGCTAG
- a CDS encoding RNA-binding protein translates to MLSATDIAHVEASEVVDTSSDGPVRRCVVTGKTGPRESFLRFVEAPDGTVVPDIEGKLPGRGLWLTVSRAALEQAVARNAFAKAAKKNLKAAAELPAMVEKLLLRRAVESLSLAKRAGVIVAGFTKAKAAIERGGVGLVVEALDASRAERARLGGRDIPTVSVLSAEEMGAALGRENAVHVAVRDGAMAQRLRNDLMRLAAFRTASEDKGE, encoded by the coding sequence ATGCTGAGCGCCACCGACATCGCGCATGTGGAAGCCTCGGAAGTCGTCGATACGTCTTCCGACGGTCCCGTGCGCCGTTGCGTCGTCACCGGCAAGACGGGACCGCGGGAATCGTTCCTGCGTTTCGTCGAAGCGCCGGACGGCACGGTGGTGCCCGATATCGAAGGCAAGCTGCCGGGCCGGGGCTTGTGGCTGACGGTGTCGCGCGCGGCGCTCGAACAGGCGGTGGCGCGCAACGCCTTCGCCAAGGCCGCGAAGAAGAACTTGAAGGCCGCGGCCGAATTGCCGGCGATGGTCGAAAAGCTGCTGCTGCGCCGCGCGGTCGAAAGCCTGTCGCTGGCCAAGCGTGCGGGCGTGATCGTCGCGGGCTTCACCAAGGCCAAGGCCGCGATCGAACGCGGCGGCGTCGGCTTGGTGGTCGAAGCGCTGGACGCCAGCCGCGCCGAACGCGCGCGCTTGGGCGGGCGCGACATTCCGACGGTCTCCGTGCTGTCGGCGGAAGAAATGGGTGCCGCCCTGGGCCGCGAAAACGCGGTCCATGTGGCGGTGCGCGACGGTGCGATGGCGCAACGTCTGCGCAACGATTTGATGCGCCTTGCGGCTTTCCGCACGGCGTCTGAAGACAAGGGCGAGTGA
- the nusA gene encoding transcription termination/antitermination protein NusA yields the protein MERTTAYNRIEMLQVADTVAREKGIDREQVLEAMEQAIQKAGRAKYGIEHDIRAHIDRDNGEMQLLRYRLVADPVTNDATEIALEVAQRKNPDAKVGDYLTDPLPPIDFGRIAAQTAKQVIVQRVREAERLRQFDEYKDRIGEIVNGLVKRVEFGNVTVDLGRAEAILRRDETIPREVFKPQERVRAYIYDVRQEPRGPQIFLSRTHPQFTAKLFSQEVPEIYDGIIEIKAVARDPGSRGKIAVVSHDSSIDPVGACVGMRGSRVQAVVAEQQGEKIDIIPWSNDPATFVVNALAPAEVTKVVLDEEARRIEVVVPDEQLSLAIGRRGQNVRLASMLTGWAIDILTEAEESERRQAEFKERSQLFVDALDVDDVIAGLLVTEGFTKVEEVAAVDVDELANIEGFDEGVAGELKSRAEAFVEKENTRLEGERKTLGVTDEVAEFTGFGPAALVQLGEKGVKTLDDFADLAGDELIEILGKDELDEETANALIMKAREHWFADEEKK from the coding sequence ATGGAACGTACGACCGCCTATAACCGCATCGAAATGCTCCAGGTCGCCGACACGGTGGCCCGCGAGAAGGGCATCGACCGCGAGCAGGTTCTCGAGGCGATGGAGCAGGCCATCCAAAAGGCCGGCCGCGCCAAATACGGGATCGAGCACGATATCCGCGCGCATATCGACCGCGACAACGGCGAAATGCAGCTGCTGCGCTATCGCCTCGTCGCCGATCCGGTGACCAACGACGCGACCGAAATCGCGCTCGAAGTCGCACAGCGCAAGAACCCGGACGCGAAGGTCGGCGACTATCTGACCGATCCGCTGCCGCCGATCGATTTCGGCCGTATCGCCGCGCAAACCGCCAAGCAGGTGATCGTCCAGCGCGTGCGCGAGGCCGAGCGTCTGCGCCAGTTCGACGAGTACAAGGACCGCATCGGCGAAATCGTCAACGGCCTGGTCAAGCGCGTCGAATTCGGCAACGTCACGGTCGATCTGGGCCGCGCCGAAGCCATTCTGCGCCGCGACGAAACGATCCCGCGCGAAGTGTTCAAGCCGCAGGAACGCGTGCGCGCCTATATCTACGACGTGCGCCAGGAACCGCGCGGTCCGCAGATCTTCCTGTCGCGCACGCATCCGCAATTCACGGCCAAGCTGTTCTCGCAGGAAGTGCCGGAAATCTACGACGGCATCATCGAGATCAAGGCGGTCGCGCGCGACCCCGGCAGCCGCGGCAAGATCGCCGTGGTCAGCCACGATTCCTCGATCGATCCGGTCGGCGCTTGCGTGGGTATGCGCGGCAGCCGCGTTCAGGCCGTCGTCGCCGAACAGCAGGGCGAAAAGATCGACATCATTCCCTGGTCGAACGATCCGGCGACCTTCGTGGTCAACGCGCTCGCCCCGGCGGAAGTCACCAAGGTCGTGCTCGACGAAGAAGCGCGCCGCATCGAAGTCGTGGTGCCGGACGAGCAGCTGTCGCTCGCCATCGGCCGCCGCGGCCAGAACGTGCGCCTCGCCTCGATGCTGACCGGCTGGGCGATCGACATTCTGACCGAGGCCGAGGAATCGGAGCGCCGTCAGGCCGAGTTCAAGGAGCGTTCGCAGCTCTTCGTCGACGCGCTCGACGTCGACGACGTGATCGCGGGCTTGCTGGTCACCGAAGGCTTCACGAAGGTCGAGGAAGTGGCCGCCGTGGACGTCGACGAACTGGCCAATATCGAAGGCTTCGACGAAGGCGTGGCGGGCGAATTGAAGAGCCGCGCGGAAGCCTTCGTCGAGAAGGAAAACACCCGTCTGGAAGGCGAGCGCAAGACGCTCGGCGTGACGGACGAGGTCGCGGAGTTCACGGGTTTCGGCCCGGCCGCCCTGGTCCAGCTCGGCGAAAAGGGCGTCAAGACGCTCGACGATTTCGCCGATCTGGCGGGCGACGAATTGATCGAAATCCTGGGCAAGGACGAACTCGACGAGGAAACCGCGAACGCGTTGATCATGAAGGCGCGTGAACATTGGTTCGCCGACGAGGAGAAGAAGTAA
- the rimP gene encoding ribosome maturation factor RimP, whose amino-acid sequence MDRDNALADLIEPTVDAMGYELVRVIVAGRDRPTLQIMAERKDRKAMTLGDCENLSRAVSAKLDVEDPIKAQYVLEVSSPGIDRPLTRGADFDRFKGHEARIETKFPVEGRKRFSGRLGGRQGDAVRIETQEGPATLPLAEIARAKLLLTDELIAATRAEEAAAAASAV is encoded by the coding sequence ATGGACCGTGACAACGCGCTCGCCGACTTGATCGAACCCACCGTCGATGCGATGGGCTACGAACTCGTGCGCGTGATCGTCGCGGGCCGCGATCGGCCGACGCTTCAAATCATGGCCGAGCGCAAGGATCGCAAGGCGATGACCCTGGGCGATTGCGAGAATCTTTCCCGCGCCGTGTCCGCGAAGCTCGACGTCGAGGATCCGATCAAGGCGCAATACGTGCTGGAAGTCAGCTCCCCTGGCATCGACCGCCCGCTGACGCGCGGCGCCGATTTCGACCGCTTCAAAGGCCACGAAGCGCGCATCGAGACCAAATTCCCCGTCGAGGGGCGCAAGCGTTTCTCCGGCCGCCTCGGCGGCCGGCAGGGCGACGCCGTGCGCATCGAAACGCAGGAAGGGCCCGCAACCTTGCCGCTCGCCGAAATCGCGCGCGCCAAGTTGCTGCTTACCGACGAACTCATCGCCGCGACGCGCGCCGAAGAAGCCGCCGCCGCTGCTTCCGCCGTCTAA